The Brassica rapa cultivar Chiifu-401-42 chromosome A10, CAAS_Brap_v3.01, whole genome shotgun sequence genome segment CTTGCTCTATTTAGTGTTGTAGTGGGTCTACTGGCTAGCTCCTAAAGAGACAACCTATAGCTTTTTAAAAGCAGTTTTTGTCCTCAGAAGTTTTCTGATCTTTATGGTTTTTGGTTTGTTTGCAGAATGTCGATACGCactttgaaagtggaataaatGTGTTCTTGGACTGGAGACACTCAAGGGATTTAACTCGGGAACTTGGGACCAGTGCCGGCTCTTGGAGTGTgctcaaggtgcacatgtacaGGGTCCTTCAATATTCTGAAATTTTTTGTTTAAGAATTAGGGTCCTAGTTTGTTAAACATCACATAGATTAGGGTCCTAATTTGTAAATTTAAGGAAACATTATTATAACtcttaggaaaaaaaaatatgtctgCACAAGGCCCGTAATGTATTTAAGCCGGGCCTGCTGGGGACATGCCAAATTAGAAATGATCCTATAAGGTCTCTCGTCCCTGGAATTTAGTACCAACTCCGAATTTTGAGATTCATGGTAACAATAAGCCAAATTATAACATATGAACAGATTGGCGTGGAGGGTGAAATACCGGCAATTTATTTTTTCCAATTAAATACTTTTGAACTTTACAAAATAGCTCCCTAGACCTAAAGGTATTACTCATTAGTACCACCATGTGACATAATTTACCAAAATGGTCACATTAAACTACGTAGATGCTAACTAGACTAGTCTTACTCTTACTACTACCATTAACTGATTTACCACTTTCTTGCTGCCTACCAATTAACAACATGTAAATCAATTTTCACTTAATGACAGTTCTTTGAATTGACCAAAATACCCTTAAAAGCGTTTCTCCGCAAGCCGACACATTGGTCAAACACTGTCTTCGCCAAGAAACCTCGCCAGCAACTCGTCGTCCCACTCGCACTCACTCTCACTCGCTCTCACCTCGCCAGTACTCCACGCGCCGTTCGAACCGAGGCAGCAACCGAAAAGATCGCTCGCGTCGACGCTCGCCATGGCGGAAGCGTTGCTGTCGGAAAACGACGGACCACAGCTTTCCTCGTTGACGTTGATGACTGAACAACGACCGGAACTGCGTACGGATCGTCGATAAACCTCACTCTGAAACTCTCCTCGTCGACGTTCATCGTCTGAGAAGAAGAGGACTCGACGAGCTGCATGATTTCTTCAGGAGTATACTCGTCGTCGTTATCGTCCCCTCCGGGGACTGACATCTGCGTCGTCATTTCTTTCGCCTCCGCCGTATCTCTCCCCCTCTCGTCTTCTTTCTTCCGCGTCTCCTCCATtttctttatctctctctctctctctgttcaaCTCTTTGACGAGTACGAGatatagagagagaggaaaCTTAAGACCGTACCATTATGTAATTATGTTTTCTGATCatctttatatacaaatataaaagaTAACGTGTTTATGATAATATCCACGAATACAGTGAATCAGGTTTGTAAAGTGTCCGAATGAGTATGAAATTATATGTCTAAATCAAATCAATTATCAGCTGTATGTATTAAAGTATaaacgcttttttttttttgttgaaatatgTTACACGTTTGACGTTTTGATAATACAATTATTTGTTCACCAAGCAAATGAAAGACAAAGAAACACATGTCAATCTTCCTTTGGATGAAACAACCCATGAAGATATcatttgacttttttttgtttatgtcgGCTTGTGTACTGCTAAACTTTGTAACTGTTTTaattcaagctttgattttgtAATACTTTTCTCGTTTCataataaataatgttttagaaattttttattgtttttaaataaaaaatattttgatatttatattcattttaattttattgaaaatcaGTAACCAATTAAATCTTACAATCTTTTCTATAATTGCTtgaataacttttaaaaatacattttaatgaaaaataactttttaaccTGTGTGCATCAAGGGAAAATATCACAAACAGAGGGAGTAACATTACCACTactatttctcaagaaaatatcTAGAAAAAGATGtgaaaaaattaatgataaGTTTTTGTACGGTCAGTGTGTAGAGAAAGGGATTCGAACGTTTTCTCctcctctccctctctctctcttaatcaAAACATGTGATCTCAGATTATCAATGTCATTTGGAGCCTAAGGCCCATTTAACGTTACGAGCAATCTTGATTTCCCAAAAAAACGAAGGTAGTGATGCCTTGTGCCTTTAACGTGGTGATATGTACATTGAAATGAGATCAAACAGAGtctcctgtttttttttctaaaagataCAAATATGACTATTGAACCGGGAATGATCTCTTCCAATCTGTTGCTTAACCGGTGTATCCAGAAGGTAAAGAGTCGCTTGTAGCACAAGACACACTCTGTCCTTTTCCTTTTCCATTCTTAACTTAGGGCAATCACAAACCTCCCATGTTGTAACCAGAAACGATCTTTCAACGCGAACCAGATCGTAACATGAGCGATGCTGACCCGTGCTCGCTCAAGCTTCCGGTAGACAATCTCCTcatcttctgccagaaactcttGCCTCGACCTGAAGCCAATGGACCCGAGTTAGACTGTCTCTCTAACCTCCCTGAACCAGTGAACATCTCCGACACGGACAGTCCTCTCTCCGTGTCAGGCTCAGAGTCGTAACTCGGTAGCAACGGATACCTAGCCATCCTCCCGGAGCCTTCTCCACCACAAGAGCTCTCAGCTCGATTCTCATCTTGAGTAAGCGAAGTCACAGAGTTGAGTTCCTTAGCTTCATCGCATTCGTTGCACACAAGTTTCAAAGCTTGCACCACCTCTCCCATGAAAGGACGGTGCGATACTTCCGGTTGAACGCACATAGAAGCTATCGCAGCGACTTTAGCTATGCTGTCGAACGGAATCTCGGGCTGTCCCAAAGACTGGTCTATGATAGCTTCAAGCCCTTCTCTGCTCGTGAGAAGAGACCTAGTCCATGAAACTAAGTTCTCTTGACCTGGCGGCTGCGTCATATCCACAGGTTTCCTCCCCGTAAGTAGCTCTAAAAGCACAACTCCGTAGCTATACACATCACTCTTCACCAAAAGATGACCTGTCATTGCGTATTCTGGCGCCACATAGCCGAATGTTCCCATTACACGTGTAGAGATATGTCTGTTATCTTCATCATCAAGGGCGTTTCTAGCAAGTCCAAAGTCAGAGACTTTAGGCGTGAAGTCATGTTCAAGCAAGATGTTACTTGACTTGAAGTCTCTGTGTATAACTCGCGGGCTCGAGTCTTCGTGCAAATACGCTAATCCACGGGCTGCACCAAGAGCTATCTTCAACCGAGCTTCCCAATCCAAAGGCGAAGCCTCTTTATCAACACCGTGGAGGTGAGATTCAACGCTGCCGTTTGGTATAAGTTCATAAACCAAGGAACGGTTACGATCTTCGATACAGATACCAATCAGATTCACCAAGTTTCTGTGATGAAGACGGCTAAGCATTTCAACTTCAGCCAAGAACTCTCGGCCACCTTGCTGGTCATCTCTCTTCAGTACTTTAACTGCTACTTTAGTTCCATCATCGAAAAGACCTTCGTAGACCTTTCCGAACCCGCCTTCACCAAGAACCCTCGACTCCGCAAAGTTATTTGTTGCCTTCACTATTTCGCTTGCGGTGAACGTCTTGGCAGAGAGAGTAAACGGAGCGATGCTTGACGCAAAGGACAATGAAGTTGAGCTAAGCCTGCTTCCGGTTAAAGATCTTGCAGAACCTGATGGTTTCGTGAGGGAAGGCAGCGAAGGCCGAGCAAGTGGTGCTCTTTTAGAAACCCTCTGATCTCTTCTTCGCCGGAAAACCAAGAACCAAACGATGACGAAACACAAGCCAATAAAAGCAGCTGCAGACAAAACAATCACAGCAACAGTTTCACCGGTGAGCTGTTTCTTGCGCATCTTCTTAGGAACATCAACTCCGAGCGGTTTCATCGCTCTGCCGTTATTATCACCACCCGGGTAGGGTCCTTGATCTATAACGGTCATACCGGAAACCGGAGGAGAAGCCGGTAAACCGGGATAACGGACGTAAATCACGTCGTACTGGCCAAAGATTTGTACTTTTTTACTCCAGAATCTCTGGTAAGTAAGCATTGCTGTCATGTTATCGAACTTATCTCCGAGCGGGACTAAGTCGATGAGAACGATAGATTTATCTGGCTGCTCGCTGGCTGCGTTGGCTCCCATTATGCGGACTTGGCTCTGCTTCATGAACACTCCAGCGCTTATTTCCCGAGCGAACTCTGAAACCATGGGGAAGAAGTCGTAAAGCGCCATGCTGAGGCGAAGCTCGACTTGAATAGGCCAGACGCAGCCGCAGGGGGATCCAGGAGGTGTGTTTGTGTATGGTTCCAAGCAAACGGTTGAGGTACAATCTGCAGACAGAAAGTGGTTTTTAGACGAAAACAAGGACTTGTTCATCTCGAAATAATTGAAAAGAATGTCTGACCTGAGTTAGGGGGAGGAGGAGGAAATGCTGGAAGAGGAGGACCAAGTGGGAACTTACGAGACTTTGAAGGTCTTGAAGAGGACCTCAGAGGAAGGACTTTAGGAGAAATAAACAGAGTTTAGGATTTTCACATCAGGCAAAGAGGTTAAAAgcaaaaaatttctatttttatgagtGGAGGAGACAAACCTTGGGTAGGAGAAGGTGATGGAGCTATGGAGATACGATGCATTGAGGAAGAAACTGGGGGGTGAACAGGAGAAATCAAAGAAGGAACTGGAGGAGAACGAGCATGGTGTGGTGATGGAAGAGGAGACACTGAACCTATAACAACAAGACatagaaagaagagagaattaAGATCACGAGAAGAGTGATGACTGGCCAATCTAAGAATCTGAAATGTTAAAAGTAAAGTTGAAACCGTTACGCTTTGGCTTCTTTGGAGATATGAGATgtgttggtggtggtggtggtgaagaAGCTGGACTATTTGTGATCTTCGTTCGCTCTTGATGATGTCGATGGTATGAAGGTGGAGGAGGAGCTGATGATGATGTGCGGTGTACATTACTCGGAGTAGTATCTGGCGGTGGAGTAGTAGATGGAGATGTATGATGAGAGTGTCCGTTGAATTTGGGGGCTAATGGAGCTACTGAAGGAGGAGAAGCtgctatataataataaaatgaattaGTCTTGTCTTCTTAATACAACTTGTACAGTTAATGCCCTACGAAGATAAACCTTTATGTGGGAAGATAGGCAAGGGTTTAGCAGCTTCATTTGACGGTGCAGGACTTTTGTTCTCACCTCCATTATCGCTGGGAGGTGGATGATctagagaagaagaggaaatgtTGATAAATTGGGTTATGTTGTTTTTACGTAAAAACATATTGGAAAGCTGAGCTAACCTGGTGAGCCAGCAGCAGGAGACTCAATTGGGAAAACCGGGTGGGTAATTGGCGACTTTCTTGTTGGACTCGAGGTGGGTACTGCACAGTTCAAGAGAGAATAAACACAGACAACAATGTGAGAAGGAGAATAAATACAGAGTAAGTAATTCCGCAAGCAACCGCATACCAGGTGAACTAGAAGGCAACTTTGGTATGACAGGATGGACTGGTGGTGAAATGTCAGTTGGTGGAGATGCGACTGGATTCAGAGACCACAAATGGGTTTATGCTATaaacgaaaaaaataaaagcGAAACATATTTGGAGCAAGGAGTGAGCAAAACATGGAAATACTATACCAGGAGCAATAGGCTTGTGACTGTTAGAAGCATTGTTAGGAGGTACAACGCTCGGTATAGGCGGAGGCAGAGCCACTGATGGCAATGGTGGAATATCCGAAACAGGGGATGAAACTGGGCCTGCAGATTACAGAACATTACATGTTAACTGATGCAATCTACAGAACAGTGCAAGCTAAAGTTTCAACATTTATACAAATTACAGAGTTACTACAAGCTAAAGATCCAAGATTGATGCAACCTAAAGAACAGTGCAAGCTAAAAGATTCATATACCTGGAGATACTCTTCCAGAGAAAGGAGGCTCTTTTGGTGCATCTCTTGGTGGTGAAGCAACCGGTGGAGATTTTCCCGGCAAATCCTTCACGGGTATTGTCGCTGGAGCTGACGAAGATTCAAAACCCAccacaaaatttaatttttttgtcaatacaCAACTCTACTAAATCCCAAGAGTGCGCGCCAAGTGTTCGAATAATTGTCTGTGAGAGAATCATTACCTGGAGCATTAGGAACCGAGACAATAGGCTCACCGGCTGGTGCTTTACTTCCCGCGGAATCTGCTGGTGGAGGATCTGCCACGTCACCTATAGGAGAAATGGACGGCGGAGGAGCTGCCACGTTAGGTAGAGGAGGAAGAGACGGCTGAGAGGCTTTAGAGCATGTTTATTGGTGAACCCCACTTAAGGGCTCTTAGTGTATTTTTAACTCTTAAAAATGAGTTAAGAGACATTGTTAAGAGACATCTAATTTTAGTGGTTTATTGGTAGTTCCTTAACAAAATTTCttaacaattttaaatattaaattttattttaaacataaaattttaaacaaagaaaaaatttatttaataaaaacaaagttaaacataacattttaaaataaaaacataaaataataaaaacaaagattacTAAAATAAACGAAAAATAATCTCAAAGAAGCTTCGAAGGTTAGTTGTTGTCTCCAAATTTATTCCATACATGTTCAACCAAATCAGCTTTCAGTCGTTGATGTACTTGTCCATCACGGATGTCAGTTCGAACACCCATTTGATTGGCGATATTTGAAGGAATTGTTGATGAGAAAGCGAGATCGACGTGTGAACTTCCGCTGCCTTCTCCCTGTTGGAAATCCGAAAGATTGTATTGAGTGCCTTCATCCCGTTCGTTTTCTACTATCATATTAtgtagtatgatacatgctctcataatcttcccAATCTTGACTTTATCCCAACAAAGCGCCGGATTTTTAACGATGGCAAATCGAGCTTGCAAGACTCCGAAAGCACGCTCGACATCTTTCCGGACACCTTCTTGATGTGTAGCAAATAAGACTGCTTTCGGCCCTTGTGGAAGTGAaatagattggataaaagttGCCCATTTTGGATAAATACCATCGGTGAGATAGTAAGCATAACGATAGTTTCTTCCGTTGACGGAGAAATTCACTCGCGGTGCTACACC includes the following:
- the LOC103845118 gene encoding receptor-like serine/threonine-protein kinase ALE2 isoform X4, coding for MEILMFLLRICLVSSVLVAASPSGLDLLPPLSSPPSPLPEASKGFGQAPISPPESHKSSNAPPPKASQPSLPPLPNVAAPPPSISPIGDVADPPPADSAGSKAPAGEPIVSVPNAPAPATIPVKDLPGKSPPVASPPRDAPKEPPFSGRVSPGPVSSPVSDIPPLPSVALPPPIPSVVPPNNASNSHKPIAPVASPPTDISPPVHPVIPKLPSSSPVPTSSPTRKSPITHPVFPIESPAAGSPDHPPPSDNGGENKSPAPSNEAAKPLPIFPHKAASPPSVAPLAPKFNGHSHHTSPSTTPPPDTTPSNVHRTSSSAPPPPSYHRHHQERTKITNSPASSPPPPPTHLISPKKPKRNGSVSPLPSPHHARSPPVPSLISPVHPPVSSSMHRISIAPSPSPTQVLPLRSSSRPSKSRKFPLGPPLPAFPPPPPNSDCTSTVCLEPYTNTPPGSPCGCVWPIQVELRLSMALYDFFPMVSEFAREISAGVFMKQSQVRIMGANAASEQPDKSIVLIDLVPLGDKFDNMTAMLTYQRFWSKKVQIFGQYDVIYVRYPGLPASPPVSGMTVIDQGPYPGGDNNGRAMKPLGVDVPKKMRKKQLTGETVAVIVLSAAAFIGLCFVIVWFLVFRRRRDQRVSKRAPLARPSLPSLTKPSGSARSLTGSRLSSTSLSFASSIAPFTLSAKTFTASEIVKATNNFAESRVLGEGGFGKVYEGLFDDGTKVAVKVLKRDDQQGGREFLAEVEMLSRLHHRNLVNLIGICIEDRNRSLVYELIPNGSVESHLHGVDKEASPLDWEARLKIALGAARGLAYLHEDSSPRVIHRDFKSSNILLEHDFTPKVSDFGLARNALDDEDNRHISTRVMGTFGYVAPEYAMTGHLLVKSDVYSYGVVLLELLTGRKPVDMTQPPGQENLVSWTRSLLTSREGLEAIIDQSLGQPEIPFDSIAKVAAIASMCVQPEVSHRPFMGEVVQALKLVCNECDEAKELNSVTSLTQDENRAESSCGGEGSGRMARYPLLPSYDSEPDTERGLSVSEMFTGSGRLERQSNSGPLASGRGKSFWQKMRRLSTGSLSEHGSASLMLRSGSR
- the LOC103845118 gene encoding receptor-like serine/threonine-protein kinase ALE2 isoform X1, with the protein product MEILMFLLRICLVSSVLVAASPSASGLDLLPPLSSPPSPLPEASKGFGQAPISPPESHKSSNAPPPKASQPSLPPLPNVAAPPPSISPIGDVADPPPADSAGSKAPAGEPIVSVPNAPAPATIPVKDLPGKSPPVASPPRDAPKEPPFSGRVSPGPVSSPVSDIPPLPSVALPPPIPSVVPPNNASNSHKPIAPVASPPTDISPPVHPVIPKLPSSSPVPTSSPTRKSPITHPVFPIESPAAGSPDHPPPSDNGGENKSPAPSNEAAKPLPIFPHKAASPPSVAPLAPKFNGHSHHTSPSTTPPPDTTPSNVHRTSSSAPPPPSYHRHHQERTKITNSPASSPPPPPTHLISPKKPKRNGSVSPLPSPHHARSPPVPSLISPVHPPVSSSMHRISIAPSPSPTQVLPLRSSSRPSKSRKFPLGPPLPAFPPPPPNSDCTSTVCLEPYTNTPPGSPCGCVWPIQVELRLSMALYDFFPMVSEFAREISAGVFMKQSQVRIMGANAASEQPDKSIVLIDLVPLGDKFDNMTAMLTYQRFWSKKVQIFGQYDVIYVRYPGLPASPPVSGMTVIDQGPYPGGDNNGRAMKPLGVDVPKKMRKKQLTGETVAVIVLSAAAFIGLCFVIVWFLVFRRRRDQRVSKRAPLARPSLPSLTKPSGSARSLTGSRLSSTSLSFASSIAPFTLSAKTFTASEIVKATNNFAESRVLGEGGFGKVYEGLFDDGTKVAVKVLKRDDQQGGREFLAEVEMLSRLHHRNLVNLIGICIEDRNRSLVYELIPNGSVESHLHGVDKEASPLDWEARLKIALGAARGLAYLHEDSSPRVIHRDFKSSNILLEHDFTPKVSDFGLARNALDDEDNRHISTRVMGTFGYVAPEYAMTGHLLVKSDVYSYGVVLLELLTGRKPVDMTQPPGQENLVSWTRSLLTSREGLEAIIDQSLGQPEIPFDSIAKVAAIASMCVQPEVSHRPFMGEVVQALKLVCNECDEAKELNSVTSLTQDENRAESSCGGEGSGRMARYPLLPSYDSEPDTERGLSVSEMFTGSGRLERQSNSGPLASGRGKSFWQKMRRLSTGSLSEHGSASLMLRSGSR
- the LOC103845118 gene encoding receptor-like serine/threonine-protein kinase ALE2 isoform X3; translated protein: MEILMFLLRICLVSSVLVAASPSASGLDLLPPLSSPPSPLPEASKGFGQAPISPPESHKSSNAPPPKASQPSLPPLPNVAAPPPSISPIGDVADPPPADSAGSKAPAGEPIVSVPNAPAPATIPVKDLPGKSPPVASPPRDAPKEPPFSGRVSPGPVSSPVSDIPPLPSVALPPPIPSVVPPNNASNSHKPIAPVASPPTDISPPVHPVIPKLPSSSPVPTSSPTRKSPITHPVFPIESPAAGSPDHPPPSDNGGENKSPAPSNEAAKPLPIFPHKAASPPSVAPLAPKFNGHSHHTSPSTTPPPDTTPSNVHRTSSSAPPPPSYHRHHQERTKITNSPASSPPPPPTHLISPKKPKRSVSPLPSPHHARSPPVPSLISPVHPPVSSSMHRISIAPSPSPTQVLPLRSSSRPSKSRKFPLGPPLPAFPPPPPNSDCTSTVCLEPYTNTPPGSPCGCVWPIQVELRLSMALYDFFPMVSEFAREISAGVFMKQSQVRIMGANAASEQPDKSIVLIDLVPLGDKFDNMTAMLTYQRFWSKKVQIFGQYDVIYVRYPGLPASPPVSGMTVIDQGPYPGGDNNGRAMKPLGVDVPKKMRKKQLTGETVAVIVLSAAAFIGLCFVIVWFLVFRRRRDQRVSKRAPLARPSLPSLTKPSGSARSLTGSRLSSTSLSFASSIAPFTLSAKTFTASEIVKATNNFAESRVLGEGGFGKVYEGLFDDGTKVAVKVLKRDDQQGGREFLAEVEMLSRLHHRNLVNLIGICIEDRNRSLVYELIPNGSVESHLHGVDKEASPLDWEARLKIALGAARGLAYLHEDSSPRVIHRDFKSSNILLEHDFTPKVSDFGLARNALDDEDNRHISTRVMGTFGYVAPEYAMTGHLLVKSDVYSYGVVLLELLTGRKPVDMTQPPGQENLVSWTRSLLTSREGLEAIIDQSLGQPEIPFDSIAKVAAIASMCVQPEVSHRPFMGEVVQALKLVCNECDEAKELNSVTSLTQDENRAESSCGGEGSGRMARYPLLPSYDSEPDTERGLSVSEMFTGSGRLERQSNSGPLASGRGKSFWQKMRRLSTGSLSEHGSASLMLRSGSR
- the LOC103845118 gene encoding receptor-like serine/threonine-protein kinase ALE2 isoform X2, giving the protein MEILMFLLRICLVSSVLVAASPSASGLDLLPPLSSPPSPLPEASKGFGQAPISPPESHKSSNAPPPKASQPSLPPLPNVAAPPPSISPIGDVADPPPADSAGSKAPAGEPIVSVPNAPAPATIPVKDLPGKSPPVASPPRDAPKEPPFSGRVSPGPVSSPVSDIPPLPSVALPPPIPSVVPPNNASNSHKPIAPVASPPTDISPPVHPVIPKLPSSSPVPTSSPTRKSPITHPVFPIESPAAGSPDHPPPSDNGGENKSPAPSNEAAKPLPIFPHKASPPSVAPLAPKFNGHSHHTSPSTTPPPDTTPSNVHRTSSSAPPPPSYHRHHQERTKITNSPASSPPPPPTHLISPKKPKRNGSVSPLPSPHHARSPPVPSLISPVHPPVSSSMHRISIAPSPSPTQVLPLRSSSRPSKSRKFPLGPPLPAFPPPPPNSDCTSTVCLEPYTNTPPGSPCGCVWPIQVELRLSMALYDFFPMVSEFAREISAGVFMKQSQVRIMGANAASEQPDKSIVLIDLVPLGDKFDNMTAMLTYQRFWSKKVQIFGQYDVIYVRYPGLPASPPVSGMTVIDQGPYPGGDNNGRAMKPLGVDVPKKMRKKQLTGETVAVIVLSAAAFIGLCFVIVWFLVFRRRRDQRVSKRAPLARPSLPSLTKPSGSARSLTGSRLSSTSLSFASSIAPFTLSAKTFTASEIVKATNNFAESRVLGEGGFGKVYEGLFDDGTKVAVKVLKRDDQQGGREFLAEVEMLSRLHHRNLVNLIGICIEDRNRSLVYELIPNGSVESHLHGVDKEASPLDWEARLKIALGAARGLAYLHEDSSPRVIHRDFKSSNILLEHDFTPKVSDFGLARNALDDEDNRHISTRVMGTFGYVAPEYAMTGHLLVKSDVYSYGVVLLELLTGRKPVDMTQPPGQENLVSWTRSLLTSREGLEAIIDQSLGQPEIPFDSIAKVAAIASMCVQPEVSHRPFMGEVVQALKLVCNECDEAKELNSVTSLTQDENRAESSCGGEGSGRMARYPLLPSYDSEPDTERGLSVSEMFTGSGRLERQSNSGPLASGRGKSFWQKMRRLSTGSLSEHGSASLMLRSGSR